From the genome of Fundulus heteroclitus isolate FHET01 chromosome 7, MU-UCD_Fhet_4.1, whole genome shotgun sequence, one region includes:
- the LOC118563676 gene encoding tripartite motif-containing protein 16-like, with protein MEQNQLDRETFSCSICLDLLKDPVTIPCGHSYCMKCIKNVWDEEDQKGIHSCPQCRETFTPRPVLKKSTMFAALVEQLKKTGLQAAPADLCYAGHEDVACDSCSGRKLKAIKSCLVCLASFCEKHLQPHYNSAAFKKHKLVEPSKNLQENICSRHDEVMKMFCRTDQKCICYLCPVDEHKGHYTVSAAAERTERQRELEVRRENIQQRIQDREKDVKLLQQELEAIKHSADKTVEDSEKIFTQLIRLIQKRSSDVKQQIRSQQETEGSRVKELQEKLEQEITELKRKDAELKQLSDTEDHNQFLHNYPSLSALSESTHSSSIKIRPLSYFEDVTAAVSELRDHLQDILRDAWTNISLRLTEVDVSLSEPEPKSRAGFLRYSCEITLDPNTAHSYLLLSEGNRKQHLDLHLRSWFYHSRSVPGSQSRYSVLLQRL; from the exons atggagcagaaccagctggaccgagaaaccttctcctgttcgatctgtctggatctactgaaggatccggtgactattccctgtggacacagctactgtatgaagtgtattaaaaatgtctgggatgaagaggatcagaaaggaatccacagctgccctcagtgcagggAGACCTTCACACCGAGGCCCGTTCTGAAGAAAAGCACCATGTTTGCagctttagtggagcagctgaagaagactggactgcaagctgctcctgctgatctctgctatgctggacatgaagatgtggcctgtgattcctgctctggaagaaaactgaaagccatcaagtcctgtttagtctgtctggcctctttctgtgagaaacaccttcagcctcattataattcagctgcatttaagaaacacaagctggtggagccctccaagaacctccaggagaacatctgctctcgtcatgatgaggtgatgaagatgttctgtcgtactgatcagaagtgtatctgttatctctgccctgtggatgaacataaaggccactacacagtgtcagctgcagcagaaaggactgagaggcagagagagctggaggtgagacgagaaaacatccagcagagaatccaggacagagagaaagatgtgaagctgcttcaacaggagctggaggccatcaagcactctgctgataaaacagtggaggacagtgagaagatcttcactcagctgatccgtctcatccagaaaagaagctctgatgtgaagcagcagatcagatcccagcaggaaactgaagggagtcgagtcaaagagcttcaggagaagctggagcaggagatcactgagctgaagaggaaagacgctgagctgaagcagctctcagacacagaggatcacaaccagtttctccacaactacccctcactgtcagcactcagtgagtctacacactcatccagcatcaagatccgtcctctgagctactttgaggatgtgacagcagctgtgtcagagctcagagatcaCCTACAGGACATCCTTAGAGAcgcatggacaaacatctcactgagactcactgaggtggatgtttcactgtcagaaccagaaccaaagagcagagctggattcttgagatattcatgtgaaatcacactggatccaaacacagcacATAGTTATCTGTTACTATCAGAGGGGAACAGAA AACAACATCTGGACCTCCATCTCAGGTCCTGGTTCTACCACagtaggagtgtacctggatcacagagcaggtattctgtccttctacagcgtctctga